One Devosia litorisediminis genomic window carries:
- the trmB gene encoding tRNA (guanosine(46)-N7)-methyltransferase TrmB: MSHELPKTRDGAPRAFFGRRSGKKLHGGQQAVFDATLPNLEIKLAGPLDPRSLFPDADRLIVEIGYGGGEHLALEAANHPETGYIGCEVFTGGIGKMVQTIAAEGLENIRLFTDDAFKLLTELPDASLDEVYLLYPDPWPKTRHHKRRFVSPTTLAELARVIRPGGVFHFATDIEDYANWTLAHIVRTPEFAFAPEKPGDWHQPYPGWQATRYEQKARREGRMISFYLSFTRA; the protein is encoded by the coding sequence ATGTCGCACGAACTGCCAAAAACGCGCGATGGCGCGCCCCGCGCGTTTTTTGGCCGTCGGTCTGGCAAGAAACTGCATGGCGGGCAGCAGGCGGTGTTCGACGCCACCCTGCCCAATCTGGAAATCAAGCTCGCGGGTCCGCTTGATCCGCGCAGCCTTTTTCCCGATGCCGACAGGCTGATTGTTGAAATCGGTTATGGCGGCGGCGAGCATCTGGCGCTTGAGGCGGCAAACCATCCCGAGACCGGCTATATTGGCTGCGAGGTTTTTACCGGCGGGATCGGCAAGATGGTGCAGACCATCGCTGCCGAGGGTCTGGAAAATATTCGGCTGTTCACTGACGATGCCTTCAAGCTGCTGACCGAGTTGCCCGATGCGAGCCTGGATGAGGTTTATCTGCTCTATCCTGACCCCTGGCCCAAGACGCGGCATCACAAGCGGCGCTTTGTGTCACCCACCACGCTGGCCGAGCTGGCGCGGGTGATCCGGCCAGGTGGCGTTTTTCACTTCGCCACCGATATCGAAGACTACGCCAACTGGACGCTGGCCCATATCGTGCGCACGCCAGAATTTGCGTTTGCGCCGGAAAAACCGGGCGACTGGCACCAACCCTATCCGGGCTGGCAGGCGACGCGGTATGAGCAGAAAGCGCGCCGCGAAGGCCGCATGATCAGTTTTTACCTGAGCTTCACGCGCGCCTGA
- the metK gene encoding methionine adenosyltransferase translates to MSKIRGCCVVRSSFLFTSESVSEGHPDKVCDRISDEIVDMVFREAKKAGMSPAQVRTACETLATTNRVIIAGEVRVPESLLKKDKAGNIMLDAAGNPVVNPSKFKSAARKAIRAIGYEQPGFHWKTCRIDVLLHGQSADIAQGVDESGNKDVGAGDQGIMFGYASRETPELMPAPVYYAHKILESLTLARKEGTGPAKVLGPDAKSQVTMRYQDGKPVAVTQIVLSTQHLDETLTSADVRKIVEPYIREALPDGWISDETVWHINPTGKFVVGGPDGDAGLTGRKIIVDTYGGAAPHGGGAFSGKDPTKVDRSAAYAARYLAKNVVAAGMAERATIQLSYAIGVAHPLSINVNLHDTGTVDEEVVEAALAKVMDLSPRGIRTHLDLNKPIYAKTAAYGHFGRKAGRDGSFSWEKTDLVSALKAAVK, encoded by the coding sequence TTGAGCAAAATCAGGGGATGTTGCGTGGTCCGATCATCTTTTCTCTTCACCTCGGAATCGGTTTCCGAAGGTCATCCGGACAAGGTCTGCGACCGGATCAGCGACGAAATTGTTGATATGGTATTCCGCGAGGCCAAGAAGGCCGGCATGAGCCCAGCCCAGGTCCGCACGGCCTGCGAAACCCTGGCCACGACCAATCGCGTCATCATCGCGGGCGAAGTACGCGTCCCCGAATCGCTGCTGAAAAAGGACAAGGCGGGCAACATCATGCTCGATGCCGCCGGCAATCCAGTGGTCAATCCATCCAAATTCAAGTCGGCAGCGCGCAAGGCCATTCGCGCCATTGGTTATGAGCAGCCTGGTTTCCACTGGAAGACCTGCCGCATTGACGTGCTGCTGCACGGCCAGTCCGCCGATATCGCCCAGGGCGTCGATGAGTCGGGCAACAAGGATGTTGGCGCTGGCGATCAGGGCATCATGTTTGGCTATGCATCGCGCGAGACGCCGGAATTGATGCCGGCGCCGGTCTATTACGCCCACAAGATCCTCGAATCACTGACATTGGCGCGCAAGGAAGGCACCGGCCCCGCCAAGGTGCTGGGCCCCGACGCCAAGAGCCAGGTGACGATGCGCTATCAGGACGGCAAGCCCGTCGCGGTGACCCAGATCGTGCTGTCGACCCAGCATCTGGACGAGACGCTGACGTCTGCCGATGTCCGCAAGATTGTCGAGCCCTACATCCGCGAAGCCCTGCCCGATGGCTGGATTTCCGATGAAACGGTCTGGCACATCAACCCGACCGGCAAGTTCGTGGTTGGCGGCCCCGATGGCGATGCCGGTCTGACCGGTCGCAAGATCATTGTGGACACCTATGGTGGCGCAGCCCCGCATGGCGGCGGCGCGTTCTCGGGCAAGGATCCCACCAAGGTTGACCGCTCGGCTGCCTATGCCGCGCGTTATCTCGCCAAGAATGTGGTGGCAGCCGGCATGGCCGAGCGCGCCACGATCCAGCTCAGCTATGCCATCGGCGTGGCGCACCCACTCTCGATCAATGTCAATCTGCATGACACCGGCACGGTGGACGAGGAAGTGGTCGAAGCGGCTCTGGCCAAGGTAATGGATTTGTCGCCGCGCGGCATCCGCACCCATCTCGATCTCAACAAGCCCATCTATGCCAAGACTGCAGCCTATGGCCATTTCGGTCGCAAGGCGGGTCGCGATGGCAGCTTCTCGTGGGAAAAGACCGATCTGGTCAGCGCCCTCAAGGCCGCCGTAAAGTAG
- a CDS encoding winged helix-turn-helix transcriptional regulator, whose protein sequence is MSQSRSLPPDSDMLVVRPGKWTLVIVTLLRAETLRFNELKRVSGGISQKMLTTTLRELERDGFVTRTMFATIPPRVDYELTELGRELLELADSWRVFAARNRTQVEAARQRFDTSGGEPAVRLIHSA, encoded by the coding sequence ATGTCCCAGTCGAGAAGCCTGCCACCGGATTCAGACATGCTGGTGGTCAGGCCCGGCAAATGGACATTGGTTATCGTCACCCTGCTGCGCGCCGAGACACTGCGGTTCAATGAACTCAAGCGCGTTTCGGGCGGCATCTCTCAAAAAATGCTGACCACCACGCTGCGGGAGCTGGAGCGCGATGGTTTCGTGACACGAACCATGTTCGCCACGATCCCGCCCCGTGTTGATTATGAATTGACCGAACTCGGCCGCGAATTGCTTGAGCTGGCCGATAGCTGGCGAGTGTTTGCCGCGCGCAATCGAACACAAGTCGAAGCGGCGCGGCAGCGCTTCGACACCTCGGGCGGTGAGCCGGCTGTCCGACTCATCCATTCCGCCTGA
- a CDS encoding GFA family protein gives MATLEREYHGHCHCGAVRFTARTDLAGMGDCNCSRCRRLGWVMQSVPASDFALISGADNLTLYQFSTQTIAHLFCKTCGIEAFARGSDGKGQELVMVNINCLEDVPPIDRSAIKHWDGANW, from the coding sequence ATGGCAACTCTAGAACGAGAATATCACGGGCACTGCCATTGCGGTGCCGTCCGGTTTACGGCGCGGACCGATCTTGCCGGCATGGGTGACTGCAACTGTTCACGCTGCCGGCGTCTGGGCTGGGTGATGCAATCGGTGCCTGCCAGCGACTTTGCGCTTATTTCGGGTGCGGACAATCTGACGCTCTACCAGTTCAGCACCCAGACCATCGCGCATCTATTCTGCAAGACCTGCGGAATTGAAGCGTTTGCACGCGGCAGCGACGGCAAGGGGCAGGAGTTGGTGATGGTCAATATCAACTGTCTGGAGGATGTGCCGCCCATCGATCGCAGCGCCATCAAGCACTGGGATGGTGCGAATTGGTGA